The following coding sequences lie in one Anomalospiza imberbis isolate Cuckoo-Finch-1a 21T00152 chromosome 21, ASM3175350v1, whole genome shotgun sequence genomic window:
- the LOC137486378 gene encoding ectonucleoside triphosphate diphosphohydrolase 8-like isoform X1 yields MLFPPRLSSPSPAASRTSALLGRLLVRGQGEGHAGEAAFVPGAGSQLQVGGGMGSKAKAIAGLLAATCVCSVIALILSVVDVKDVLLPPSTKYGLVFDAGSTHTSLYIYRWPADKENDTGIVSQVEACSVSGPGISSYADDPAGAGASLKPCLDRAMKIVPAEQQRETPTYLGATAGMRLLREENSTKAEQVLAEVSKAIGEYPVDFRGARILTGSEEGSFGWITVNYLLETLVKFSFAEKWEHPQDAEVLGALDLGGASTQITFQPGVPVEDRNTSVFFRLYGTNYSLYSHSYLCYGQSQALKMLLAALHQASSSAQISHPCYPQGYQENITVAELYDSPCVRAPSSASPGLVLTVTGTGDPAACGTAVQRLFNFSCGAQGPCGFNGVYQPPVRGQFFAFAGFYYTFNFLNLTRQQSLSEVNTTVLSFCRRNWAELVQSFPQHLKYLHTYCSVAFYILTLLLDGYKFNEHTWSNIHFSRQAANTDIGWTLGFMLNLTNMIPAEALQHVKGHQPGLWAGAVSFLVLAIVVGLVAVFLHCFWKTK; encoded by the exons ATGCTCTTTCCACCCCGgctctccagccccagccccgctgcctCCCGGACCAGCGCTCTCCTGGGCAGGTTGCTGGTCCGGGGCCAAGGGGAAGGCCACGCCGGCGAGGCAGCCTTTGTCCCAGGGGCGGGCTCGCAGCTCCAG GTTGGAGGAGGAATGGGCTCCAAAGCCAAGGCCATTGCCGGTCTCCTGGCAGCCACCTGTGTCTGCAGCGTCATCGCCCTCATTCTGAGCGTCGTGGATGTGAAGGATGTCCTTCTGCCCCCCAGCACCAAG TACGGTCTGGTGTTTGACGCTGGCTCCACACACACATCCCTCTACATCTACCGGTGGCCCGCGGACAAGGAGAACGACACCGGCATTGTGTCCCAGGTGGAGGCCTGCTCTGTGTCCG GACCTGGCATCTCCAGCTACGCAGACGACCCCGCGGGGGCTGGCGCCAGCCTGAAGCCTTGCCTGGACAGGGCCATGAAGATCGTCCCGGCCGAGCAGCAGCGGGAGACCCCCACGTACCTGGGGGCCACGGCCGGCATGCGGCTGCTGAG ggaggagaacAGCACCAAGGCCGAGCAGGTCTTGGCCGAGGTGTCCAAGGCCATTGGGGAGTACCCTGTGGATTTCCGCGGAGCTCGGATCCTGACGGGGAGCGAGGAGGGCTCCTTTGGCTGGATCACTGTCAACTACCTGCTGGAGACACTGGTCAAG TTCTCGTTTGCAGAGAAATGGGAACATCCCCAGGACGCCGAGGTTCTGGGAGCTCTGGACCTTGGCGGTGCCTCGACGCAGATCACCTTCCAGCCCGGGGTGCCAGTGGAGGACAGGAACACGTCCGTGTTCTTCCGGCTCTATGGCACCAACTACTCCCTGTACAGCCACAGCTACCTGTGCTACGGGCAGAGCCAGGCCCTGaagatgctgctggcagctcttcACCAG gCCAGCTCGAGTGCCCAGATCTCCCACCCCTGCTACCCCCAGGGGTACCAGGAGAACATCACCGTGGCAGAGCTCTATGACAGCCCCTGTGTGCGTGCGCCAAGCTCAGCCAGCCCTGGCCTTGTCCTCACGGTgacggggacaggggacccaGCCGCGTGTGGCACGGCCGTCCAGAGACTCTTCAACTTCAGCTGCGGGGCGCAGGGGCCGTGCGGGTTCAATGGGGTCTATCAGCCCCCCGTGCGGGGACAGTTCTTC GCCTTTGCTGGGTTCTACTACACCTTCAACTTCCTGAACCTGACCCGCCAGCAGTCTCTGAGTGAAGTCAACACCACAGTCCTGTCCTTCTGCAGGAGGAACTGGGCAGAG CTGGTGCAGAGCTTCCCTCAGCATTTGAAGTACCTGCACACCTACTGCTCCGTGGCCTTTTACATCCTGACGCTGCTGCTCGATGGCTACAAGTTCAACGAACACACCTGGAGCAACATCCACTTCAGCAGGCAG GCAGCAAACACAGACATCGGGTGGACACTGGGCTTCATGCTGAACTTGACCAACATGATTCCTGCTGAGGCTCTGCAGCATGTCAAGGGCCACCAGCCTGGCCTGTGGGCAGGGGCTGTCTCCTTCCTTGTGCTGGCCATCGTGGTAGGCCTGGTGGCTGTTTTCCTACACTGTTTCTGGAAAACAAAGTAG
- the LOC137486378 gene encoding ectonucleoside triphosphate diphosphohydrolase 8-like isoform X2: protein MLFPPRLSSPSPAASRTSALLGRLLVRGQGEGHAGEAAFVPGAGSQLQVGGGMGSKAKAIAGLLAATCVCSVIALILSVVDVKDVLLPPSTKYGLVFDAGSTHTSLYIYRWPADKENDTGIVSQVEACSVSGPGISSYADDPAGAGASLKPCLDRAMKIVPAEQQRETPTYLGATAGMRLLREENSTKAEQVLAEVSKAIGEYPVDFRGARILTGSEEGSFGWITVNYLLETLVKFSFAEKWEHPQDAEVLGALDLGGASTQITFQPGVPVEDRNTSVFFRLYGTNYSLYSHSYLCYGQSQALKMLLAALHQASSSAQISHPCYPQGYQENITVAELYDSPCVRAPSSASPGLVLTVTGTGDPAACGTAVQRLFNFSCGAQGPCGFNGVYQPPVRGQFFAFAGFYYTFNFLNLTRQQSLSEVNTTVLSFCRRNWAELVQSFPQHLKYLHTYCSVAFYILTLLLDGYKFNEHTWSNIHFSRQQTQTSGGHWASC, encoded by the exons ATGCTCTTTCCACCCCGgctctccagccccagccccgctgcctCCCGGACCAGCGCTCTCCTGGGCAGGTTGCTGGTCCGGGGCCAAGGGGAAGGCCACGCCGGCGAGGCAGCCTTTGTCCCAGGGGCGGGCTCGCAGCTCCAG GTTGGAGGAGGAATGGGCTCCAAAGCCAAGGCCATTGCCGGTCTCCTGGCAGCCACCTGTGTCTGCAGCGTCATCGCCCTCATTCTGAGCGTCGTGGATGTGAAGGATGTCCTTCTGCCCCCCAGCACCAAG TACGGTCTGGTGTTTGACGCTGGCTCCACACACACATCCCTCTACATCTACCGGTGGCCCGCGGACAAGGAGAACGACACCGGCATTGTGTCCCAGGTGGAGGCCTGCTCTGTGTCCG GACCTGGCATCTCCAGCTACGCAGACGACCCCGCGGGGGCTGGCGCCAGCCTGAAGCCTTGCCTGGACAGGGCCATGAAGATCGTCCCGGCCGAGCAGCAGCGGGAGACCCCCACGTACCTGGGGGCCACGGCCGGCATGCGGCTGCTGAG ggaggagaacAGCACCAAGGCCGAGCAGGTCTTGGCCGAGGTGTCCAAGGCCATTGGGGAGTACCCTGTGGATTTCCGCGGAGCTCGGATCCTGACGGGGAGCGAGGAGGGCTCCTTTGGCTGGATCACTGTCAACTACCTGCTGGAGACACTGGTCAAG TTCTCGTTTGCAGAGAAATGGGAACATCCCCAGGACGCCGAGGTTCTGGGAGCTCTGGACCTTGGCGGTGCCTCGACGCAGATCACCTTCCAGCCCGGGGTGCCAGTGGAGGACAGGAACACGTCCGTGTTCTTCCGGCTCTATGGCACCAACTACTCCCTGTACAGCCACAGCTACCTGTGCTACGGGCAGAGCCAGGCCCTGaagatgctgctggcagctcttcACCAG gCCAGCTCGAGTGCCCAGATCTCCCACCCCTGCTACCCCCAGGGGTACCAGGAGAACATCACCGTGGCAGAGCTCTATGACAGCCCCTGTGTGCGTGCGCCAAGCTCAGCCAGCCCTGGCCTTGTCCTCACGGTgacggggacaggggacccaGCCGCGTGTGGCACGGCCGTCCAGAGACTCTTCAACTTCAGCTGCGGGGCGCAGGGGCCGTGCGGGTTCAATGGGGTCTATCAGCCCCCCGTGCGGGGACAGTTCTTC GCCTTTGCTGGGTTCTACTACACCTTCAACTTCCTGAACCTGACCCGCCAGCAGTCTCTGAGTGAAGTCAACACCACAGTCCTGTCCTTCTGCAGGAGGAACTGGGCAGAG CTGGTGCAGAGCTTCCCTCAGCATTTGAAGTACCTGCACACCTACTGCTCCGTGGCCTTTTACATCCTGACGCTGCTGCTCGATGGCTACAAGTTCAACGAACACACCTGGAGCAACATCCACTTCAGCAGGCAG CAAACACAGACATCGGGTGGACACTGGGCTTCATGCTGA
- the NOXA1 gene encoding NADPH oxidase activator 1 isoform X5 yields the protein MAFSHLRENPFIDYKQLGLRHILYAWEVLYSTAAVQCHLQQWQEARVTLEKAVVWRPERRTAILELALERVQDHLFLEPMLVPLRELFRPRKKEVEQLDSKDFLGKPKVISSIIPNDEYIGFEPLRPQKQGFYEPSADALRDAESGYHRVLSRYRPEEPPGPEVAVGSLVFVLGRAADGWATAIHDGQKLHIPSSLLEPASSMDKWKISTGIPLPPAQVPPSRLPLKQKPDPPGEENASVNDASAHMEFKVPPRCGEASAGADRPAVLRLRCECSLVLRAGEAPALPALRALLRDRLAQQAQRGTLSYRLLDGTELGTVLGQEDLGKVWQQLTDGRLTLCCQDSDSHSGRPVLYRMLAQHSYLAQGPGDLEFSKGDVLDILSEVNEDWLEGRCNGKTGIFPKCFATQTSCDAAFL from the exons ATGGCCTTCAGTCACCTAAGAGAAAATCCCTTCATTGATTACAAGCAGCTAGGGCTGAGGCACATCCTCTATGCCTGGGAG GTGCTGtacagcactgcagcagtgcagtgccacctgcagcagtggcaggaggCCAGAGTCACCCTGGAGAAGGCTGTTGTTTGGAGACCTGAAAGAAGAACAGCAatcctggagctggccctggaGCGGGTGCAG GACCACCTGTTTTTAGAGCCCATGCTGGTTCCTCTCAGGGAACTTTTCAGACCACGAAAGAAGGAAGTTGAGCAGCTAGATTCAAAAGATTTCCTGGGTAAACCCAAG GTGATCTCATCCATCATTCCCAACGATGAGTACATTGGCTTTGAGCCTCTCAGGCCTCAG AAACAGGGCTTTTATGAACCCAGTGCCGATGCTCTGCG GGATGCCGAGTCCGGCTACCACCGAGTGCTGTCCCGGTACCGCCCCGAGgagccgccggggccggaggtGGCGGTCGGGAGCCTGGTGTTCGTGCTGGGCAGAGCGGCAGACGGCTGGGCCACGGCCATCCACGACGGGCAG AAGCTGCACATCCCGAGCTCTCTCCTGGAGCCTGCCTCAAGCATGGATAAATGG AAGATCAGCACTGGGattccccttcctcctgcccaggTGCCTCCCAGCCGCCTTCCCCTGAAGCAGAAGCCAG ATCCTCCTGGGGAAGAAAATGCCTCTGTCAATGATGCCAGTGCCCACATGGAGTTCAAG GTCCCCCCGAGGTGCGGGGAGGCCTCTGCGGGCGCAGACAGGCCAGCCGTGCTGCGGCTGCGCTGCGAGTGCTCGCTGGTGCTGCGGGCGGGTGaggccccagccctgccggCCCTGCGGGCCCTGCTGCGGGACAGGCTGGCTCAGCAGGCACAGCGGGGCACACTCAG CTACAGGCTCCTGGatggcacagagctggggacagtgttGGGACAGGAGGACCTGGGGAaggtgtggcagcagctgaCCGATGGCAGGCTGACACTCTGTTGCCAG GACTCTGACTCCCACTCGGGCAGACCTGTTCTCTACCGGATGCTGGCTCAGCATTCTTACCTGGCACAGGGACCAGGGGACCTGGAATTCAGCAAGGGAGATGTGCTGGATATCCTCTCTGAAG TGAATGAGGACTGGCTGGAAGGACGCTGCAATGGCAAGACTGGCATCTTCCCCAAATGCTTTGCTACCCAGACCAGCTGTGATGCTGCCTTCCTATAG
- the LOC137486378 gene encoding ectonucleoside triphosphate diphosphohydrolase 8-like isoform X3, protein MLFPPRLSSPSPAASRTSALLGRLLVRGQGEGHAGEAAFVPGAGSQLQVGGGMGSKAKAIAGLLAATCVCSVIALILSVVDVKDVLLPPSTKYGLVFDAGSTHTSLYIYRWPADKENDTGIVSQVEACSVSGPGISSYADDPAGAGASLKPCLDRAMKIVPAEQQRETPTYLGATAGMRLLREENSTKAEQVLAEVSKAIGEYPVDFRGARILTGSEEGSFGWITVNYLLETLVKFSFAEKWEHPQDAEVLGALDLGGASTQITFQPGVPVEDRNTSVFFRLYGTNYSLYSHSYLCYGQSQALKMLLAALHQASSSAQISHPCYPQGYQENITVAELYDSPCAFAGFYYTFNFLNLTRQQSLSEVNTTVLSFCRRNWAELVQSFPQHLKYLHTYCSVAFYILTLLLDGYKFNEHTWSNIHFSRQAANTDIGWTLGFMLNLTNMIPAEALQHVKGHQPGLWAGAVSFLVLAIVVGLVAVFLHCFWKTK, encoded by the exons ATGCTCTTTCCACCCCGgctctccagccccagccccgctgcctCCCGGACCAGCGCTCTCCTGGGCAGGTTGCTGGTCCGGGGCCAAGGGGAAGGCCACGCCGGCGAGGCAGCCTTTGTCCCAGGGGCGGGCTCGCAGCTCCAG GTTGGAGGAGGAATGGGCTCCAAAGCCAAGGCCATTGCCGGTCTCCTGGCAGCCACCTGTGTCTGCAGCGTCATCGCCCTCATTCTGAGCGTCGTGGATGTGAAGGATGTCCTTCTGCCCCCCAGCACCAAG TACGGTCTGGTGTTTGACGCTGGCTCCACACACACATCCCTCTACATCTACCGGTGGCCCGCGGACAAGGAGAACGACACCGGCATTGTGTCCCAGGTGGAGGCCTGCTCTGTGTCCG GACCTGGCATCTCCAGCTACGCAGACGACCCCGCGGGGGCTGGCGCCAGCCTGAAGCCTTGCCTGGACAGGGCCATGAAGATCGTCCCGGCCGAGCAGCAGCGGGAGACCCCCACGTACCTGGGGGCCACGGCCGGCATGCGGCTGCTGAG ggaggagaacAGCACCAAGGCCGAGCAGGTCTTGGCCGAGGTGTCCAAGGCCATTGGGGAGTACCCTGTGGATTTCCGCGGAGCTCGGATCCTGACGGGGAGCGAGGAGGGCTCCTTTGGCTGGATCACTGTCAACTACCTGCTGGAGACACTGGTCAAG TTCTCGTTTGCAGAGAAATGGGAACATCCCCAGGACGCCGAGGTTCTGGGAGCTCTGGACCTTGGCGGTGCCTCGACGCAGATCACCTTCCAGCCCGGGGTGCCAGTGGAGGACAGGAACACGTCCGTGTTCTTCCGGCTCTATGGCACCAACTACTCCCTGTACAGCCACAGCTACCTGTGCTACGGGCAGAGCCAGGCCCTGaagatgctgctggcagctcttcACCAG gCCAGCTCGAGTGCCCAGATCTCCCACCCCTGCTACCCCCAGGGGTACCAGGAGAACATCACCGTGGCAGAGCTCTATGACAGCCCCTGT GCCTTTGCTGGGTTCTACTACACCTTCAACTTCCTGAACCTGACCCGCCAGCAGTCTCTGAGTGAAGTCAACACCACAGTCCTGTCCTTCTGCAGGAGGAACTGGGCAGAG CTGGTGCAGAGCTTCCCTCAGCATTTGAAGTACCTGCACACCTACTGCTCCGTGGCCTTTTACATCCTGACGCTGCTGCTCGATGGCTACAAGTTCAACGAACACACCTGGAGCAACATCCACTTCAGCAGGCAG GCAGCAAACACAGACATCGGGTGGACACTGGGCTTCATGCTGAACTTGACCAACATGATTCCTGCTGAGGCTCTGCAGCATGTCAAGGGCCACCAGCCTGGCCTGTGGGCAGGGGCTGTCTCCTTCCTTGTGCTGGCCATCGTGGTAGGCCTGGTGGCTGTTTTCCTACACTGTTTCTGGAAAACAAAGTAG